From Campylobacter upsaliensis, the proteins below share one genomic window:
- a CDS encoding outer membrane protein assembly factor BamD, with protein MKKNLLILSLIITFFTACSTKNKDELYNLSPSQWYAQIIKDLQDKDLEKADTHYSGMASEHIADPLLEPTLIILAQAHMDEEEYQLAEFYLDEYNKKFGNSKNVDYTRYLKIKAKFEAFAVPNRNQALMLQSQQEIDNFLKEYPNTQYKPLVQTMLTKFNIAVFYLDSTIADLYNRTNRQQSYEIYQEKLQQSEFFKRSIITPELPWYRAIFEKF; from the coding sequence ATGAAAAAGAATTTATTAATTTTATCTTTGATTATCACTTTTTTTACAGCTTGCAGCACAAAAAATAAAGATGAGCTTTATAATCTTAGCCCATCGCAATGGTATGCGCAAATCATTAAAGATTTGCAAGATAAAGATTTAGAAAAAGCAGACACACATTATAGCGGTATGGCAAGTGAGCATATCGCAGACCCTTTACTAGAGCCTACACTCATCATACTAGCTCAAGCGCATATGGACGAAGAAGAATACCAATTAGCCGAATTTTATTTAGATGAATATAATAAAAAATTTGGAAATTCCAAAAATGTCGATTATACACGCTATCTTAAAATAAAAGCCAAATTTGAAGCCTTTGCCGTGCCAAATCGTAATCAAGCCCTAATGCTTCAAAGTCAGCAAGAAATTGATAATTTTTTAAAAGAATATCCAAATACACAATACAAGCCTTTAGTGCAAACTATGCTTACAAAATTTAATATCGCAGTGTTTTATTTAGACAGCACCATAGCAGATTTGTATAATAGAACAAATAGGCAGCAAAGCTATGAAATTTACCAAGAAAAATTGCAACAATCAGAATTTTTTAAAAGAAGCATTATAACGCCTGAGCTTCCTTGGTATAGAGCAATATTTGAAAAATTTTAA
- the fliW gene encoding flagellar assembly protein FliW, giving the protein MTLAVKCPILGFEETKNMEFTTIDEIFVRLKSLDGKDFSFVLINPYLIRPDYEFDIPTYYQELLSLTPESKQQVFNIVALAKTIEESTVNFLAPVVINLDNNTMAQVILDTVNYPDFFQAEKISNYIKK; this is encoded by the coding sequence ATGACTCTAGCTGTTAAATGCCCTATCTTGGGTTTTGAAGAAACTAAGAATATGGAATTTACAACCATAGATGAGATATTTGTCAGGCTTAAAAGCCTCGATGGTAAGGATTTTTCTTTTGTTCTCATCAATCCCTACCTTATACGCCCCGATTATGAATTTGACATACCGACCTATTACCAAGAATTGCTTTCGCTCACACCAGAATCCAAACAGCAGGTTTTTAACATAGTCGCTTTAGCAAAGACTATTGAAGAATCTACTGTAAATTTTCTTGCTCCCGTGGTAATTAATTTGGACAACAATACTATGGCACAAGTCATTTTAGATACGGTGAATTATCCTGATTTCTTTCAGGCAGAAAAAATTTCTAATTACATTAAAAAATAA
- a CDS encoding pyrroline-5-carboxylate reductase: MSSIYILANGAMASALAYGLRDFYEIYIVGREAQKLEYLKKEGFKTLLYNEFDLENKNVILAFKPYALNEMSQILKGEARILISVLASTSLKELECIRAQNIARIMPNIAAKYKASTTPFILKNELFKEEIVQILTSFGNAYELSSEKQMPSAMALSGCAPAFLSLVAEALANGGVYRGLDKELSLKLTQGLFESFSTLLAHEHPALIKESVCSPAGVSIKGVKVLEERAIRAAFMEAVYISSK, encoded by the coding sequence ATGTCCAGCATTTATATCCTTGCAAATGGTGCTATGGCGAGTGCCTTAGCTTATGGTTTAAGAGATTTTTATGAAATTTATATAGTGGGGCGTGAAGCTCAAAAACTTGAATATTTGAAAAAAGAAGGCTTTAAAACTTTACTTTACAACGAATTTGACTTGGAAAATAAAAATGTTATCTTGGCTTTTAAGCCTTATGCTTTAAATGAAATGTCCCAAATTTTAAAGGGGGAAGCGAGGATTTTAATTTCCGTTTTGGCAAGTACTAGTTTGAAAGAATTAGAGTGTATTAGAGCTCAAAATATTGCGAGGATTATGCCAAATATCGCTGCTAAATATAAAGCCTCTACCACACCTTTTATATTAAAAAACGAGCTTTTTAAAGAAGAAATAGTCCAAATTTTAACAAGTTTTGGTAATGCTTATGAATTGAGTAGCGAAAAACAAATGCCAAGTGCTATGGCTTTAAGTGGCTGTGCGCCCGCTTTTCTTTCTTTGGTGGCTGAAGCTCTTGCAAATGGTGGTGTGTATAGAGGTTTAGATAAGGAGTTAAGTTTAAAGCTTACGCAAGGGCTTTTTGAAAGCTTTTCGACACTTTTAGCTCACGAGCACCCAGCTCTTATCAAAGAAAGTGTTTGCTCACCTGCTGGTGTGAGCATAAAAGGCGTGAAGGTGTTAGAAGAAAGGGCTATTAGAGCGGCATTTATGGAGGCTGTTTATATCAGCTCCAAATGA
- a CDS encoding type II secretion system protein — translation MKRAFSFVELVISIIILAFIFSSISLFYTQIDKNNVTLKFFERLYALEAGLLMRSSGKEIFVVNDVLKPLRLKETIAKDEIFELKKIEPFDKTYTQYFYNEKSF, via the coding sequence ATGAAAAGAGCATTTTCTTTTGTCGAGCTTGTAATTTCTATAATTATCTTGGCTTTTATTTTTAGCTCCATTTCGCTTTTTTATACACAAATCGATAAAAATAATGTAACCTTAAAGTTTTTTGAAAGGCTCTATGCCCTTGAAGCTGGGCTTTTGATGCGTTCAAGTGGTAAAGAAATTTTTGTTGTTAATGATGTGTTAAAACCCTTACGACTAAAAGAGACAATTGCAAAAGATGAAATTTTTGAATTAAAAAAAATAGAGCCTTTTGATAAAACTTATACGCAGTATTTTTACAATGAAAAAAGCTTTTAG
- a CDS encoding PulJ/GspJ family protein, translating to MKKAFSLLELTIALVIFSIIFMLISKPLREFYLLHLKSLEQNEVILKLNQTLLNLENILLKCVNLEFTSRNFSCFLKDDESIFVLENGKLKLVNSMLILKNNMGFYSPKSDFSYLLQNKMDLFKDREGSFYALKNGKVELLNPANLQSEGIFYPLKAKIEFKFEDNALKFTLKPKIFNENLKQEALLLDFVRDFSLREQNGVLWIKICVQKTYFSHCLEKMVSL from the coding sequence ATGAAAAAAGCTTTTAGTTTGCTTGAATTAACAATTGCTTTAGTGATTTTTTCTATTATTTTTATGCTTATATCAAAGCCTTTGAGAGAATTTTACTTATTGCATTTAAAGTCTTTGGAGCAAAATGAAGTGATTTTAAAATTAAATCAAACTCTACTCAATTTAGAAAATATCCTTTTAAAATGCGTCAATTTGGAATTTACAAGTAGAAATTTCTCCTGTTTTTTGAAAGATGATGAAAGTATTTTTGTGCTTGAAAATGGCAAGCTAAAATTAGTCAATTCAATGCTAATTTTAAAAAATAATATGGGATTTTATTCTCCAAAGAGTGATTTTTCTTATCTTTTACAAAATAAAATGGATCTTTTTAAAGATAGAGAGGGAAGTTTTTATGCCTTAAAAAATGGAAAAGTTGAGCTTTTAAATCCTGCAAATTTACAAAGTGAAGGAATTTTTTATCCTTTGAAAGCCAAAATTGAATTTAAATTTGAAGATAATGCTTTAAAATTCACGCTTAAACCTAAAATATTTAATGAAAATTTGAAGCAGGAGGCTTTATTGCTTGATTTTGTTCGAGATTTTAGCTTGAGAGAGCAAAATGGAGTTTTATGGATTAAAATCTGTGTGCAAAAAACATATTTTTCACATTGTTTAGAA